The stretch of DNA GTCAGATCCGTCAGCCTAGGATACTGCCACTTCTCCCCCATATACAGCTTGAAAACAAGCGTCCTACCGGGCTGAATCAGCGCGTTGTAGTTCATCGCCCCTACGACAAGACGCCGCAATCTCTTGCTGAGCGAGTCAAGTTTGGCTTGATCGCCGGCGGAAATCCTAAAAAAATCACACATAATGACCAATGATACTCGAAGACGTTTAAAAACGTTCGTTCGCCGGATATAGGTACCAATACTTTGCACTATCCAGATGCAAAACGACAAAATGAGCATTTTGCGCTATGCTGAAACCAATAAGCGAAAGAGGAATGGAAACAACGATGCGTCTAGTCACCAATATGAAACAACGTCTATTGCCCCCCTCCTCGCGCTCGTTCCATGCTTTCGAAACCAGCGCCAACCGGCGAATCGACGGCCTTGAAGCGCAGGTACGCAACCTTGAAGCGCAGACGCAAAATCTTGCCAACCAAAACGAACGGCTCATCTCTTTGGTCGAGAATTTGCAGGAGGCCTCCCAGCAGGAGCATTCCTACGAGCAGGACCGCGACATGATGCTTTACTGGCAGATGTTCCGTCGTGACGGCGAAAGCATCGAGCAAGCACAACTGCGTTTCTTCCGAGGGCTGCCCAAACCGACCGGTATCCACAAACTCTTCCAGGATGCAGAAGCGGCTCTGTTCTCGCAATTCGATGCCCTCTGCCGGCAGCACGACATCCTCTATTGGGGCAGCAGCGGCACCATTCTGGGAGCCTATCGCCATCAGGACTTCATTCCCTGGGACGACGATATCGACGTTTACATCACCCGTGACCAATTGCGCAAGCTAGAACAGGTCACGCGCGAAGACAAGCGTTTCCGGGTCACCGTCCTCTGGGATTGGTACGTTGCCTGCAAACAGATACGTTTCCGTTCCACCGACGAGGACAACCCCTGCTTCATCGACCTCTTCACCCTTGACTGGGCCAAAGGCGACCCTCAGCAGGTCTGGGACGCAGGCACAGAGCAGAGGAAAAGCTTCGTCGCTGAGATTCGCCGGAATTTCAGCGATACCGCATGGCCACAAACCCCGTATCTTCCGAGTTCGGACTCTCTGGCCCCCCGGCTCGAAGCGACGCTCGATGCGCAATTGGACGATCTCAAGGCGACCTGCGACATCCTACCGGAGCAGACAGGGGCCACGTGCCTGGTCGGAGGGCCAGAAAACATCGACGACGCGCATCCGTCCGGGCCTTATCCAATCGAAAAATGGCTGCCGGCTGATCATCTGCCCTTCAGAAACCTCGAAATTCCCGTGCCGAACGGTTGGAAACAATATCTTTCGAGGCTTTACGGCGACTACATGGCCATCCCGAAGGACATCAATTCCCACGAGCACGTCGCC from Bifidobacterium sp. ESL0728 encodes:
- a CDS encoding LicD family protein, with product METTMRLVTNMKQRLLPPSSRSFHAFETSANRRIDGLEAQVRNLEAQTQNLANQNERLISLVENLQEASQQEHSYEQDRDMMLYWQMFRRDGESIEQAQLRFFRGLPKPTGIHKLFQDAEAALFSQFDALCRQHDILYWGSSGTILGAYRHQDFIPWDDDIDVYITRDQLRKLEQVTREDKRFRVTVLWDWYVACKQIRFRSTDEDNPCFIDLFTLDWAKGDPQQVWDAGTEQRKSFVAEIRRNFSDTAWPQTPYLPSSDSLAPRLEATLDAQLDDLKATCDILPEQTGATCLVGGPENIDDAHPSGPYPIEKWLPADHLPFRNLEIPVPNGWKQYLSRLYGDYMAIPKDINSHEHVADDYIQSPQSVAAMHRLIDEA